The Vibrio navarrensis genome has a segment encoding these proteins:
- the pepA gene encoding leucyl aminopeptidase: MEFSVKSGSPEKQRSACIVVGVFEPRRLSPVAEQLDKISDGYISSLLRRGDLEGKPGQMLLLHQVPGVLSERVLLVGCGKERELGERQYKEIIQKTINTLNETGSMEAVCFLTELHVKGRDTYWKVRQAVEATKDGLYTFDQFKSVKPETRRPLRKLVFNVPTRRELNMGERAITHGLAIASGVKACKDLGNMPPNIANPAYLASQARRLADDYDTISTKIIGEQEMEKLGMTSYLAVGRGSKNESMMSVIEYKGNPDPDAKPIVLVGKGLTFDSGGISLKPGEGMDEMKYDMCGAASVFGTMKAVAKLKLPLNVIGVLAGCENMPGSNAYRPGDILTTMSGQTVEVLNTDAEGRLVLCDALTYVERFEPDCVVDVATLTGACVIALGHHITGVLANHNPLAHELVNASEQASDRAWRLPMADEYHEQLKSPFADMANIGGRPGGTITAACFLSKFTKKYNWAHLDIAGTAWRSGAAKGSTGRPVSMLVQFLLNRSGHHEIEE; this comes from the coding sequence ATGGAGTTCAGTGTAAAAAGTGGCAGTCCAGAGAAACAACGTAGCGCATGCATCGTTGTTGGTGTGTTTGAACCACGTCGCCTTTCTCCAGTAGCCGAACAACTCGATAAAATCAGTGACGGTTATATTAGTTCATTGCTTCGCCGTGGTGATCTCGAAGGTAAACCAGGCCAGATGCTACTGCTGCATCAAGTACCGGGTGTGCTTTCTGAACGTGTTCTTTTAGTCGGTTGCGGCAAAGAACGCGAACTGGGCGAACGTCAGTACAAAGAGATCATTCAAAAAACCATTAACACGCTCAACGAAACAGGTTCTATGGAGGCCGTATGCTTCTTAACTGAACTGCACGTGAAAGGACGTGACACGTATTGGAAAGTACGCCAAGCCGTTGAAGCAACGAAAGATGGTTTGTACACCTTTGATCAGTTTAAGAGCGTAAAACCTGAAACTCGTCGCCCACTGCGCAAATTGGTATTCAACGTACCGACTCGTCGTGAACTGAACATGGGTGAGCGCGCTATTACTCACGGCCTTGCGATTGCTTCTGGCGTGAAAGCGTGTAAAGACCTCGGCAACATGCCACCGAATATCGCCAATCCAGCCTATTTGGCCTCTCAAGCTCGCCGCCTAGCGGACGACTACGACACCATTTCTACCAAGATCATTGGCGAGCAAGAGATGGAAAAGTTGGGCATGACCTCTTACTTGGCGGTTGGCCGTGGTTCGAAAAACGAATCCATGATGTCGGTCATTGAGTACAAGGGTAACCCAGATCCAGACGCTAAACCGATTGTACTGGTCGGTAAAGGCCTCACATTTGACTCAGGCGGTATTTCGCTCAAACCCGGCGAAGGCATGGATGAGATGAAGTACGACATGTGTGGTGCGGCTTCGGTTTTCGGCACGATGAAAGCGGTGGCAAAACTCAAACTGCCACTCAACGTGATTGGCGTGCTAGCAGGTTGTGAAAACATGCCGGGCAGCAACGCATACCGCCCAGGTGACATCTTAACCACCATGTCAGGTCAAACGGTCGAAGTGTTGAATACCGACGCGGAAGGCCGCTTGGTGCTGTGTGATGCGCTCACCTACGTTGAACGTTTCGAACCAGATTGTGTGGTCGACGTAGCGACGCTAACGGGTGCGTGTGTGATTGCCCTTGGCCACCACATTACTGGTGTGCTTGCGAACCACAACCCATTGGCACACGAGCTGGTGAATGCCTCTGAGCAAGCAAGCGATCGCGCATGGCGTCTACCGATGGCAGATGAATACCATGAGCAACTTAAGAGTCCATTTGCGGATATGGCCAATATCGGTGGCCGTCCTGGCGGCACCATTACTGCGGCCTGTTTCTTGTCTAAATTCACCAAGAAATACAACTGGGCTCACTTGGATATCGCGGGTACGGCGTGGCGCTCTGGCGCAGCCAAAGGCTCAACGGGCCGTCCGGTCTCAATGCTGGTCCAATTCCTATTGAACCGCAGCGGCCACCACGAAATTGAAGAGTAA
- a CDS encoding DNA polymerase III subunit chi: protein MQRATFYIIQPQSPQASDLGFAHYVVFLAHHFAKQGAKVYLNCNSKTHAEQMAEFFWQVEPEQFVAHNLVGEGPKYATNIEIGHSAVRPCWNRQLVINLAENETTFANQFAEVVDFVPCEEKAKQLARERYKIYRQAGYHLQTIEIEHN, encoded by the coding sequence ATGCAAAGAGCCACGTTTTACATTATTCAGCCACAAAGCCCTCAAGCGAGTGACCTCGGATTCGCCCACTACGTGGTGTTTCTCGCTCATCATTTTGCTAAGCAAGGGGCCAAAGTGTATCTCAACTGCAACAGCAAAACTCACGCCGAGCAGATGGCGGAGTTTTTTTGGCAAGTCGAACCCGAACAGTTTGTCGCGCACAATTTGGTCGGAGAAGGACCGAAATACGCCACCAACATTGAGATCGGCCATTCTGCTGTGCGCCCTTGTTGGAATCGGCAGTTGGTCATAAACTTGGCGGAAAATGAGACAACCTTTGCGAACCAGTTTGCTGAGGTGGTAGACTTCGTCCCTTGCGAAGAAAAAGCTAAACAGCTCGCGAGAGAAAGGTATAAAATCTACCGCCAAGCTGGTTATCACTTGCAAACCATCGAAATTGAACACAACTAA
- a CDS encoding valine--tRNA ligase → MEKTYNPTSIEQALYQTWEEQGYFKPHGDTTKASYSIMIPPPNVTGSLHMGHAFQDTIMDTLIRCERMKGKNTLWQVGTDHAGIATQMVVERKIAAEEGKTKHDYGRDAFIDKIWEWKGQSGGTITQQLRRLGASVDWDRERFTMDEGLSNAVQEVFVRLYEDDLIYRGKRLVNWDPKLHTAISDLEVENKETKGHMWHFRYPLADGVKTADGKDYIVVATTRPETMLGDTGVAVNPEDPRYKDLIGKEIILPIVDRRIPIVGDEHADMEKGTGCVKITPAHDFNDCEVGKRHQLPMINIFTFDANIRDAAEVFTTNGEPSDVYSTEIPAKYQGMERFAARKAIVAEFDELGLLEEIKDHDLTVPYGDRGGVVIEPMLTDQWYVRTAPLAKTAVEAVENGDIQFVPKQYENMYFSWMRDVQDWCISRQLWWGHRIPAWYDNQGNVYVGRSEEEVRQKHNLESVIELHQDEDVLDTWFSSALWTFGTQGWPEQTDDLKVFHPSDVLVTGFDIIFFWVARMIMMTMHFVKDENGKPQVPFKTVYVTGLIRDENGDKMSKSKGNVLDPIDMIDGIDLESLVEKRTGNMMQPQLAAKIEKNTRKTFENGIEAYGTDALRFTLAAMASTGRDINWDMKRLEGYRNFCNKLWNASRYVMMNTEEQDCGFGGGEIEYSLADKWIESQFELAAKAFNNHIDNFRLDMAANTLYEFIWNQFCDWYLELTKPVLWKGTEAQQRGTRRTLITVLEKTLRLAHPVIPYITETIWQSIKPLVDGVEGETIMLQALPQYDEANFNQAALDDIEWVKAFITSIRNLRAEYDINPGKPLSVMLKAATEEDAARVEANKQVLISLAKLESVRVLAAGEATPACATALVGKSELMIPMAGIIDKDAELARLDKEVAKTQGEIKRIEGKLGNEGFVAKAPEAVIAKEREKLEGYKETLVKLEEQKTTIAAL, encoded by the coding sequence ATGGAAAAGACATACAACCCAACTTCAATCGAACAAGCTCTGTATCAGACTTGGGAAGAGCAAGGCTACTTTAAGCCACACGGTGACACGACGAAAGCGTCATACAGCATCATGATCCCGCCGCCGAACGTCACAGGTAGCCTACACATGGGCCACGCGTTCCAAGACACCATCATGGATACGCTGATCCGTTGTGAACGTATGAAGGGCAAAAATACCCTTTGGCAAGTCGGTACCGACCACGCAGGTATCGCCACTCAGATGGTGGTTGAGCGTAAGATCGCTGCAGAAGAAGGCAAAACTAAGCACGATTACGGTCGTGACGCTTTCATCGACAAAATCTGGGAATGGAAAGGCCAATCAGGCGGCACCATTACTCAGCAGCTTCGTCGCCTTGGCGCGTCAGTCGACTGGGATCGTGAGCGCTTCACCATGGATGAAGGCCTGTCGAATGCGGTTCAAGAAGTGTTCGTGCGTCTATACGAAGATGACCTCATCTACCGCGGTAAGCGCTTAGTTAACTGGGATCCTAAACTGCACACCGCGATCTCAGATCTCGAAGTTGAGAACAAAGAGACTAAGGGCCACATGTGGCACTTCCGCTACCCGCTAGCCGATGGCGTAAAAACCGCAGATGGTAAAGACTACATCGTTGTCGCCACCACACGTCCAGAAACCATGCTCGGCGATACTGGTGTGGCGGTGAACCCAGAAGATCCTCGTTACAAAGATCTGATTGGTAAAGAGATCATCCTGCCTATCGTTGATCGTCGTATCCCAATCGTAGGCGATGAACACGCCGACATGGAAAAAGGTACAGGCTGTGTGAAAATCACCCCAGCGCACGACTTTAACGACTGTGAAGTGGGTAAACGTCATCAACTGCCGATGATCAACATCTTCACTTTCGATGCCAACATCCGCGACGCTGCAGAAGTGTTCACCACCAACGGTGAGCCAAGTGATGTGTACTCCACCGAGATTCCAGCCAAATACCAAGGTATGGAGCGTTTCGCGGCGCGTAAAGCGATCGTGGCGGAATTCGACGAGCTTGGCCTTTTGGAAGAGATCAAAGATCACGACTTGACAGTGCCATACGGCGACCGTGGTGGCGTGGTGATCGAACCTATGCTGACTGACCAATGGTACGTGCGCACTGCACCGCTGGCAAAAACCGCGGTTGAAGCGGTTGAAAACGGTGACATTCAATTCGTACCTAAGCAATACGAAAACATGTACTTCTCTTGGATGCGTGACGTTCAAGATTGGTGTATCTCTCGTCAGCTGTGGTGGGGTCACCGCATTCCTGCTTGGTACGACAACCAAGGCAATGTTTACGTAGGTCGCAGCGAAGAAGAAGTTCGTCAAAAGCACAACCTAGAGTCGGTGATTGAACTACACCAAGACGAAGACGTACTGGATACCTGGTTCTCTTCTGCCCTATGGACGTTCGGCACGCAAGGTTGGCCAGAGCAAACGGACGATCTGAAAGTCTTCCACCCTTCAGATGTACTGGTGACGGGTTTCGACATCATCTTCTTCTGGGTTGCGCGCATGATCATGATGACCATGCACTTCGTCAAAGACGAAAACGGTAAGCCACAAGTGCCATTCAAAACCGTTTACGTTACCGGCCTAATCCGTGATGAAAACGGCGACAAGATGTCGAAATCGAAAGGTAACGTGCTTGACCCGATCGACATGATCGACGGTATTGATCTTGAGTCTCTGGTTGAGAAGCGCACTGGCAACATGATGCAGCCTCAGCTAGCAGCGAAGATCGAGAAGAACACACGTAAGACATTTGAAAACGGCATTGAAGCCTACGGTACAGACGCACTGCGCTTTACGCTTGCTGCAATGGCATCCACAGGTCGTGATATCAACTGGGATATGAAGCGTCTGGAAGGTTACCGTAACTTCTGTAACAAGCTATGGAACGCCAGCCGTTACGTGATGATGAACACCGAAGAGCAAGATTGTGGCTTTGGCGGTGGTGAGATCGAATATTCACTGGCGGACAAATGGATCGAATCTCAGTTTGAACTGGCAGCGAAAGCGTTCAACAACCATATCGACAACTTCCGTCTCGATATGGCAGCCAACACCCTGTACGAATTCATCTGGAACCAATTCTGTGACTGGTACTTAGAGCTAACCAAACCCGTTCTATGGAAAGGGACTGAAGCACAGCAACGTGGTACGCGTCGTACGCTAATCACAGTGCTGGAGAAGACGCTACGTCTGGCTCACCCTGTGATTCCTTACATCACCGAAACCATCTGGCAAAGCATCAAGCCACTGGTTGACGGTGTGGAAGGCGAGACCATTATGCTGCAAGCTCTGCCTCAATACGATGAAGCGAACTTCAACCAAGCAGCGCTCGATGACATCGAGTGGGTGAAAGCCTTCATCACCAGCATCCGTAACCTACGTGCTGAGTATGACATCAACCCAGGTAAGCCTCTGTCTGTAATGCTAAAAGCGGCGACAGAAGAAGATGCTGCGCGCGTTGAAGCGAACAAGCAGGTACTGATTTCTCTGGCGAAGCTGGAGTCAGTACGCGTGCTCGCAGCCGGTGAAGCAACACCTGCGTGCGCGACAGCACTGGTCGGTAAATCTGAGCTGATGATCCCAATGGCGGGCATCATCGATAAAGATGCCGAGCTTGCTCGTTTGGATAAAGAAGTAGCGAAAACACAAGGCGAAATCAAACGCATCGAAGGTAAGCTGGGCAACGAAGGCTTCGTGGCAAAAGCACCTGAAGCGGTTATCGCCAAAGAGCGTGAAAAGCTGGAAGGTTACAAAGAGACACTCGTCAAGCTAGAAGAGCAGAAGACAACGATCGCGGCACTTTAA
- a CDS encoding DUF2061 domain-containing protein, with amino-acid sequence MKKTLTFAALHFTVAFTVAYMLTGDILIGSLIAMIEPSVNTVAFYFHEKTWAQAPALKARQWMTKLKTASFATVHFSVAFSVAYLLTGDLLVGGIMAMIEPSINTVVYYFHEKVWLRHSASKQTRDSHRFCLHPTA; translated from the coding sequence ATGAAAAAGACACTAACTTTTGCAGCACTTCATTTTACGGTCGCTTTCACTGTCGCCTACATGTTAACTGGTGACATCCTCATCGGCAGCTTGATCGCCATGATTGAGCCCTCAGTGAACACCGTGGCATTTTACTTTCATGAGAAAACATGGGCGCAAGCACCCGCATTAAAAGCGCGTCAGTGGATGACCAAACTCAAAACCGCCAGCTTTGCGACCGTCCATTTCAGCGTGGCGTTTTCCGTAGCCTACCTGTTGACTGGTGACCTTTTGGTCGGTGGCATCATGGCGATGATTGAACCTTCGATCAATACAGTAGTGTACTACTTTCATGAAAAGGTCTGGTTACGCCACAGTGCAAGCAAACAAACGCGCGATTCACACCGTTTTTGTTTGCACCCAACGGCATAG
- a CDS encoding GNAT family N-acetyltransferase, with product MNGLMSKEMEFVLRPITVEDNSSIAQVIRQVSAEYGLTTDKGYSVADPTLNDLYSVYKQPRAAYWVVEHQGEVVGGGGFSPLSGAEDICELQKMYFLPICRGQGLAKQIIALCKALAKNMGYQQCYLESTANLKEALALYEKVGFRHLDAPLGNTGHDACEVVMITDL from the coding sequence ATGAATGGTCTTATGTCAAAAGAGATGGAATTTGTCTTACGCCCTATCACGGTTGAGGATAATTCCTCAATTGCCCAAGTTATTCGCCAAGTCTCGGCCGAATATGGCTTAACCACCGATAAAGGCTACAGCGTTGCCGATCCGACACTGAACGATTTGTACAGTGTCTACAAGCAACCACGCGCTGCGTATTGGGTGGTGGAACATCAAGGCGAAGTGGTCGGGGGCGGTGGCTTCTCGCCGCTCAGCGGCGCTGAAGATATTTGTGAACTACAAAAAATGTATTTTTTACCCATTTGCCGCGGCCAAGGGCTGGCCAAGCAAATCATCGCCTTGTGTAAAGCGTTGGCGAAAAACATGGGCTATCAACAATGCTATCTTGAAAGCACCGCCAACTTGAAAGAAGCGCTGGCACTGTATGAAAAAGTCGGCTTTCGCCATCTCGATGCGCCACTGGGCAACACCGGACATGACGCCTGTGAAGTGGTGATGATCACTGATCTATAA
- a CDS encoding glycosyl hydrolase 2 galactose-binding domain-containing protein — protein MQLSLSGLWQLSPLTDISIAQDDITFPAPLSQILPDDLSEQEIAQQEWHLMHDIEVDEAMLVFPAVELVLGGVDYHAEVRLNGVAVFDCDQSQLVYRKDIRPYLQLGRNRFEILFLEEEESLLFDEDEPGVCVLTANGYQKSDERIGIWQVPYLQFIRHVRLDHITTEQIWHHGGGCEFKVDLYYQTFAPGLVSAAVKFNGMTYQIPIDVRAAHECALFHIEAPRYADLNDPDPRDLYSLTVELDGQRQEFSVALSQDLCVTHWVW, from the coding sequence ATGCAACTCTCGCTTAGCGGCCTTTGGCAACTTTCTCCTCTTACCGATATCTCCATCGCTCAAGATGACATTACTTTTCCCGCTCCGCTGAGCCAAATTTTGCCTGACGATCTCTCAGAGCAGGAAATTGCCCAGCAAGAGTGGCATTTGATGCATGACATTGAGGTTGACGAGGCGATGCTGGTCTTTCCTGCGGTTGAGCTGGTACTCGGTGGGGTTGATTATCATGCTGAGGTGCGCCTCAATGGGGTAGCGGTGTTTGATTGCGACCAAAGTCAACTTGTCTATCGCAAAGATATCCGACCTTACCTGCAACTGGGGCGAAATCGTTTCGAGATCCTTTTTCTTGAGGAAGAAGAATCCTTACTGTTTGACGAAGATGAGCCGGGTGTGTGCGTACTGACGGCCAATGGCTATCAAAAAAGCGATGAGCGTATCGGCATCTGGCAAGTGCCGTATCTGCAATTTATCCGTCATGTGCGACTCGATCACATCACCACCGAGCAGATCTGGCATCACGGCGGTGGCTGTGAGTTTAAGGTTGACCTTTATTATCAAACTTTTGCGCCCGGCTTAGTCTCGGCGGCGGTGAAGTTCAACGGTATGACGTATCAGATCCCGATTGATGTGAGAGCGGCACACGAATGCGCGCTGTTTCATATCGAGGCGCCGCGCTATGCCGATCTCAACGATCCCGATCCGCGAGATCTTTACTCACTGACGGTGGAACTCGATGGGCAACGCCAAGAGTTCTCAGTGGCGCTTAGCCAAGATCTCTGTGTCACCCATTGGGTGTGGTGA
- the rraB gene encoding ribonuclease E inhibitor RraB has product MSHEDEYLSVEELIEIQKEDTRDIIAALLEDGSDPDALYEIEHHLFAEDFETLEKAVVEAFKMGFEVLEAEETEDEDGRILLCCDATMQSALDAEAIDAQVEKLVHLAEKYDIIYDGWGTYYEGEDALYPDDDEDDDYED; this is encoded by the coding sequence ATGTCTCACGAAGATGAATATCTGTCAGTTGAAGAATTAATCGAGATTCAAAAGGAAGATACTCGCGATATTATTGCTGCCCTACTCGAGGATGGCAGCGATCCTGATGCTCTGTATGAAATTGAGCACCATCTGTTTGCCGAAGACTTTGAGACGCTGGAAAAAGCGGTGGTTGAAGCCTTTAAGATGGGTTTTGAGGTTTTGGAAGCGGAAGAGACCGAAGATGAAGATGGTAGGATCTTGCTTTGCTGTGATGCGACCATGCAATCTGCCCTTGATGCCGAAGCGATTGACGCCCAAGTTGAGAAACTGGTTCATCTAGCTGAAAAATATGACATTATTTATGACGGTTGGGGCACGTACTACGAAGGCGAAGACGCGCTTTACCCTGATGATGACGAAGACGACGATTACGAAGATTAA
- the arcA gene encoding arginine deiminase: MSKLYVGSEVGQLRRVLLNRPERALTHLTPSNCHELLFDDVLAVEAAGQEHDAFANTLRSQGVEVLLLHDLLVQTLAVPQAKHWLLNVQISDFRYGPIFARDLRHYLSDMDDEHLATILLGGLAYSELPIKSASMLPRMKRPLDFVIEPLPNHLFTRDTSCWVYRGVSLNPMMKAARQRETNHLRAIYQWHPTFAGQDFIKYFGDEDLHYDNANIEGGDVLVIGKGAVLIGMSERTTPQGVENLAASLFKSGQAKEVIAIDLPKHRSCMHLDTVMTHMDVDTFSVYPEIMRKDLDTWRLTPQGNGEMRVEASHNYLHAIETALGLDQLNIITTGGDNYEAEREQWNDANNVLTVKPGVVIGYERNVYTNEKYDKAGIEVLTIPGNELGRGRGGARCMSCPIERDDI; the protein is encoded by the coding sequence ATGAGTAAGCTGTATGTCGGTTCCGAGGTCGGTCAACTGCGACGAGTGTTGCTAAACCGCCCAGAACGAGCCCTAACCCATCTCACCCCCTCCAACTGCCACGAGTTACTGTTTGATGATGTGTTAGCAGTTGAGGCGGCGGGCCAAGAACACGATGCGTTTGCCAACACACTGCGCAGCCAAGGGGTTGAAGTGTTACTGCTGCACGATCTCTTGGTTCAAACCCTAGCCGTGCCGCAAGCCAAACATTGGCTGCTGAATGTGCAAATTTCGGATTTTCGCTACGGGCCGATTTTCGCCCGCGATCTGCGCCACTATCTCTCTGATATGGACGATGAGCATCTGGCAACCATTCTACTCGGCGGATTAGCCTACTCTGAACTGCCGATCAAATCCGCGTCTATGCTACCGAGAATGAAGCGCCCGCTGGATTTCGTCATTGAGCCGCTACCCAACCATCTCTTCACCCGCGACACCTCGTGTTGGGTATATAGAGGCGTGTCACTCAACCCAATGATGAAAGCGGCGCGCCAACGCGAAACCAACCATTTACGCGCGATTTACCAATGGCACCCGACGTTTGCAGGGCAAGATTTCATCAAATACTTCGGTGATGAAGACCTGCACTACGACAACGCCAATATCGAAGGAGGCGATGTGCTAGTGATCGGCAAAGGCGCGGTGTTAATTGGTATGTCTGAGCGCACTACGCCACAAGGGGTAGAAAACCTCGCGGCGAGCCTGTTTAAGTCCGGCCAAGCAAAAGAGGTGATCGCCATCGACCTGCCGAAACACCGCTCTTGCATGCATTTAGACACCGTCATGACGCACATGGATGTCGATACCTTTTCGGTCTATCCAGAAATCATGCGCAAAGATCTCGATACTTGGCGCCTCACACCGCAAGGAAACGGTGAAATGCGCGTCGAGGCATCGCATAACTATCTGCATGCTATCGAAACGGCTCTTGGTTTGGATCAGCTCAACATCATCACCACAGGTGGCGACAACTACGAAGCCGAGCGCGAGCAGTGGAATGATGCCAATAACGTGCTGACCGTCAAACCGGGCGTGGTGATTGGCTACGAGCGCAACGTCTACACCAATGAAAAGTATGACAAGGCAGGGATTGAGGTTTTAACCATTCCCGGCAATGAACTGGGACGCGGACGTGGCGGCGCACGCTGCATGAGCTGCCCGATTGAACGCGATGACATTTAA
- the argF gene encoding ornithine carbamoyltransferase — protein sequence MAFNLRNRNFLKLLDFSPKEIQFLLDLSAQLKKAKYAGTEKKTLQGKNIALIFEKASTRTRCAFEVAAFDQGAQVSYIGPSGSQIGDKESMKDTARVLGRMYDGIQYRGFGQAIVEELGAYAGVPVWNGLTDEFHPTQILADFLTMLEHGQGKALHQIKFAYLGDARNNMGNSLMVGAAKMGMDIRLVAPRAFWPEEELVALCQTIASESGAKITLTESVEEGVAGCDFLYTDVWVSMGEAPEAWDERVALMKPYQVNMAMLKQTGNPAVKFMHCLPAFHNDETVIGKQVAEKYGMKGLEVTEEVFESDHSIVFDEAENRMHTIKAVMVATLGS from the coding sequence ATGGCATTTAATCTTCGCAATCGCAATTTTCTCAAGCTGCTGGACTTCTCGCCGAAGGAAATTCAGTTTTTGCTGGACCTCTCCGCGCAGCTGAAAAAAGCCAAGTACGCCGGAACCGAGAAGAAAACCTTACAAGGCAAGAACATCGCGCTGATCTTCGAAAAAGCGTCGACCCGTACACGCTGCGCGTTTGAAGTGGCCGCTTTTGATCAAGGAGCACAGGTTTCTTACATCGGTCCATCCGGTTCGCAAATCGGCGACAAAGAGTCGATGAAAGATACCGCTCGGGTGCTCGGGCGAATGTACGATGGCATTCAGTATCGCGGCTTTGGCCAAGCGATTGTTGAAGAGCTTGGCGCGTACGCAGGCGTGCCAGTGTGGAACGGCCTGACCGACGAATTCCATCCCACGCAAATTCTTGCAGATTTCCTCACCATGCTAGAGCACGGCCAAGGTAAAGCGTTGCATCAAATCAAATTTGCCTATCTTGGCGATGCGCGCAACAACATGGGCAATTCGCTCATGGTTGGCGCGGCCAAGATGGGCATGGACATTCGTTTAGTCGCGCCGAGAGCCTTTTGGCCGGAAGAGGAGTTAGTGGCCCTTTGCCAAACCATTGCCAGCGAAAGCGGGGCAAAAATCACCTTGACCGAAAGCGTCGAAGAGGGCGTAGCCGGGTGTGATTTTCTCTACACCGATGTGTGGGTTTCAATGGGCGAAGCACCGGAAGCGTGGGATGAGCGCGTGGCGCTGATGAAGCCGTATCAAGTCAATATGGCGATGCTCAAGCAAACGGGCAATCCTGCGGTGAAATTTATGCACTGCTTACCCGCCTTCCATAACGATGAAACCGTCATCGGCAAACAAGTGGCCGAAAAATATGGGATGAAAGGGCTAGAAGTGACAGAAGAGGTGTTTGAATCAGACCACTCAATTGTCTTTGATGAAGCAGAAAATCGCATGCATACCATCAAAGCGGTGATGGTGGCAACGCTGGGCAGTTAA